GCTGTCACCGGCGAGCTCACCGACGGGCTCGAGGAGCTCGCCGACGACGCGATCCTCGGCCCCGGGGTGTGCGCCGGGATGGCGACCGCCAACTCGATGCACATCGTCGCCGAGGCGCTCGGCATGGCGGTGCCCGGCTCGGCGCCCGTCCGGGCGAACGGGGAACCGATGTGGGACGCGGTGCGACGCTCCGCGGCGGCTCTCGTCGACCTCATCGACCGCGACGTCCGCCCGCGGGACATCATGACCGCGGGCTCGGTCCGCAACGCTGTGCGCGCCATGCTCGCGGTGGGCGGATCCATCAACACGATCAAGCACCTCCAGGCCATCGCGATCGAATCGCACGTCGACATCGATGTCTGGGAGGAGTTCCGGGTCCTCGGCCGGCAGACCCCCCTGCTCGCCTCGGTGCGACCCAACGGCCCCTGGCTGGTGGAGGACTTCGAGGATGCCGGCGGCGGAGCGACGCTCCTGCGGGAGCTCCTGCCCCTCCTCGACGGCGACCGGCTCACCGTCACCGGAGCCACCCTGGCCGAGAACCTCGCGTCGGCCCGGCCCGGCGACGGCCAGGTCATCCGCTCCATCGCCGACCCGTTCGGGACCGACCCGGCGATCACCGTGCTGCGGGGATCCCTCGCCCCCGGCGGAGCAGTGGCCAAGCGCCCGGTGCCCGACCCCGGCCCGGCCATGTTCCGCGGCCCGGCCCGGGTCTTCGGCAATCGCGAGGAGGCCATCGCGGGTATCGCGAGCGGCCGGCTCCGCGAGGGGGACGTCGCCGTCATCCGGGGCATCGGCGTCACCGGGGCGCCCGGCATGGGGATGACCTCGGCGTTCATCTTCGCCCTGCACGCCCGCGGACTCGCGCAGAGCGTGGCGCTCGTGACGGACGGACAGTTCAGCGGCCTGGTGAACCAGGGCGTGACGGTGGGCGAGGTCTCTCCCGAGGCCGCCGCCGACGGGCCGCTCGGCCGCGTCCAGGACGACGACCTGATCGAGATCGACCTGCGCGAGGGTCGCCTGGACCTCCTCGTCGATCCCGCCGAGCTCGCGGCCCGCGCCCCGTACCGCGCGCCGGCCGACCGGGACTCCGGGGGCGGCCTGCTCGACCAGTACGAGCAGCTGGTGCAGCCCCTCGCCTGCGGCGCCGTGCTGTGCGCGCGCACCGGGCTCGCCGTCTGCACCGATGCGGCCGAGTCCGCACGAGAGAAGGAGAACGCGTGAACGCCGCGACGATCCGCCTGCCCGCCCGCGACGTGCCGATCATCGGCGAGTACGACGTCGTCGTCGTGGGCGGGGGCCCCGCGGGCCTCTTCGCCGCGACGGCGGCATCGCGTGCCGGGCGGTCCACCATCCTCATCGAGCGCTACGGCTTCCTCGGCGGCGCCGGCACGATGGGCGGTCTCAGCACGTTCTGCGGGCTGCACGCCCGCGTGTTCGGCGAGGACCGGCGG
The sequence above is a segment of the Microbacterium caowuchunii genome. Coding sequences within it:
- a CDS encoding dihydroxy-acid dehydratase — translated: MPGHRSNLPATSALGIARRAHWRSLGLSVADLTKPKVAIVNTSSELAACYAHLDDIVPVLKAELRERGVIPFEIRTTAPSDFVTSAGRAGRYILPSRDLIVDDIEAAVEGAQLDAMICLSSCDKTTPGHLMAAGRLNIPTVVIPCGYQHSGRAEGREADVEEVFLLAAKAAVTGELTDGLEELADDAILGPGVCAGMATANSMHIVAEALGMAVPGSAPVRANGEPMWDAVRRSAAALVDLIDRDVRPRDIMTAGSVRNAVRAMLAVGGSINTIKHLQAIAIESHVDIDVWEEFRVLGRQTPLLASVRPNGPWLVEDFEDAGGGATLLRELLPLLDGDRLTVTGATLAENLASARPGDGQVIRSIADPFGTDPAITVLRGSLAPGGAVAKRPVPDPGPAMFRGPARVFGNREEAIAGIASGRLREGDVAVIRGIGVTGAPGMGMTSAFIFALHARGLAQSVALVTDGQFSGLVNQGVTVGEVSPEAAADGPLGRVQDDDLIEIDLREGRLDLLVDPAELAARAPYRAPADRDSGGGLLDQYEQLVQPLACGAVLCARTGLAVCTDAAESAREKENA